In Bdellovibrionales bacterium, the following proteins share a genomic window:
- a CDS encoding helix-turn-helix domain-containing protein: MPRVFELLCSGISQRKVAKLLKISRTTVVRKFLFLAHWSRIGNQKNFD, from the coding sequence ATCCCACGAGTCTTTGAACTTCTCTGCTCGGGAATCTCACAAAGAAAGGTAGCTAAGCTCTTGAAAATCAGTCGAACTACTGTCGTTCGAAAGTTTCTTTTTCTTGCCCACTGGTCGAGAATAGGAAATCAGAAGAATTTTGATTAA